In one Campylobacter insulaenigrae NCTC 12927 genomic region, the following are encoded:
- a CDS encoding FixH family protein: MEGKKTFWPYGILISLVLIVFACIVTILIASKAPVYEDNFYFDTYQNVELNYNEIQNRQKEFDNNFKLILNNDNFKSKNNTVYLINDGNDIIKIDIENFKDYDLKNLKVEALLTRPHTNKMDQKIEAKLLDSSLVFNLNIKEKGVWQLLVKITQNDDSIGFFKFYLKTK; encoded by the coding sequence ATGGAAGGTAAAAAAACATTTTGGCCTTATGGAATTTTAATTTCACTAGTGCTTATTGTGTTTGCTTGTATTGTAACAATTTTAATAGCAAGTAAGGCTCCAGTTTATGAAGATAATTTTTATTTTGATACCTATCAAAATGTAGAATTAAATTATAATGAAATACAAAATAGACAAAAAGAATTCGATAATAATTTTAAATTAATTTTAAATAATGATAATTTTAAATCTAAAAATAACACAGTATATCTTATAAATGATGGAAATGATATTATAAAAATTGATATAGAAAATTTTAAAGATTATGACTTAAAAAATCTTAAAGTTGAAGCTTTGCTTACTCGTCCACATACTAATAAAATGGATCAAAAAATTGAAGCTAAATTGCTTGATTCTTCTTTAGTTTTTAACTTAAATATTAAAGAAAAAGGGGTGTGGCAACTTCTTGTGAAAATTACTCAAAATGATGATAGTATAGGATTTTTTAAATTCTATTTAAAAACTAAATGA
- a CDS encoding cytochrome c oxidase, cbb3-type, CcoQ subunit has protein sequence MDLELIRELQGYGFFALVVFLVVVLYSYWFHLYRSEKIGRRNYEQYADLALYDEISDRVLEQNKRSA, from the coding sequence ATGGATTTAGAACTAATAAGAGAATTACAAGGTTACGGTTTTTTTGCTCTTGTGGTATTTTTGGTAGTAGTTTTATATTCTTATTGGTTTCATTTGTATCGATCTGAAAAAATAGGTAGAAGAAATTATGAACAATATGCTGATTTAGCTTTATATGATGAAATCAGTGATCGTGTTTTAGAGCAAAATAAAAGGAGTGCTTAA
- the rpsI gene encoding 30S ribosomal protein S9, protein MATTYATGKRKTAIAKVWVKPGSGKIIVNGVDLNTWLGGHEAIKLKVVQPLLVTKQETSMDIKATTLGGGYSAQAEALRHGISRALAAMDADFRTLLKPKGLLTRDSRTVERKKYGRRKARRSPQFSKR, encoded by the coding sequence ATGGCAACAACATATGCAACAGGTAAAAGAAAAACTGCTATAGCTAAAGTTTGGGTAAAACCTGGCAGTGGTAAAATCATTGTTAATGGTGTAGATTTAAACACTTGGCTTGGCGGACATGAAGCTATAAAATTAAAAGTAGTTCAACCTTTATTAGTAACAAAACAAGAAACTTCTATGGATATTAAAGCGACTACTTTAGGCGGTGGTTATAGTGCTCAAGCAGAAGCTTTAAGACATGGAATTTCAAGAGCTTTAGCGGCTATGGATGCAGATTTTAGGACATTATTAAAACCAAAAGGACTTCTTACTAGAGATAGTAGAACTGTTGAGCGTAAAAAATACGGTCGTAGAAAAGCAAGAAGAAGTCCTCAATTTTCTAAACGTTAA
- a CDS encoding outer membrane fibronectin-binding protein, producing MKKIIGLLSVATALFAFDANKIEITPTFNYTVPEGNLDLKNYGGVGIRFGYHHDDFWLDQTELGIEYYNNAKYNHPQDKQQLRTNVSRFYTNAIKGMDLMDNVYLYGLLGAGYEYLNHGLYENKSGAFAQYGGGLKFALSENLALRFEARDQIKFNNADHNLISTVGLSFYFGNKEQKMPETKNVQMTSTHKMDKNCKEPRKGALLDHIGCEKTIALEGHFGFDQITINPEFEQKIQEVGKVLEENPQYYTILEGHTDSTGTKAYNDKLSLDRANAVAKQLEKAGVSKNKIEVKGYGYDKPVAGNDTKEGRAKNRRVEAKFFIKE from the coding sequence ATGAAAAAGATCATTGGGTTGTTAAGTGTAGCAACAGCTTTATTTGCTTTTGATGCAAATAAAATAGAAATTACTCCTACTTTTAACTATACAGTTCCAGAAGGAAATTTGGATCTTAAGAACTATGGCGGTGTTGGTATAAGATTTGGCTACCATCATGATGATTTTTGGTTAGATCAAACAGAATTAGGTATAGAATACTACAATAACGCAAAATACAATCATCCACAAGATAAACAACAGTTAAGAACCAATGTGTCAAGATTTTATACAAATGCTATCAAAGGAATGGATTTGATGGATAATGTGTATTTATATGGTTTATTAGGAGCTGGTTATGAGTATTTAAATCATGGACTATATGAAAATAAAAGTGGTGCGTTTGCACAATATGGTGGTGGCTTAAAATTTGCTCTAAGTGAAAATTTGGCTTTGAGATTTGAAGCTAGAGATCAAATTAAATTTAATAATGCTGACCATAATTTAATTTCTACGGTTGGGTTGAGTTTTTATTTTGGAAACAAAGAGCAAAAAATGCCGGAAACAAAAAATGTACAGATGACTTCAACTCATAAAATGGATAAAAATTGTAAAGAGCCACGAAAAGGTGCTTTATTAGATCATATAGGCTGTGAAAAGACTATTGCTTTAGAGGGGCATTTTGGCTTTGATCAAATTACTATAAATCCAGAATTTGAACAAAAAATTCAAGAGGTAGGTAAAGTTTTAGAAGAAAATCCACAATATTATACAATTTTAGAAGGACATACTGATAGTACAGGAACTAAAGCTTATAATGATAAATTATCTTTAGATCGTGCTAATGCGGTTGCAAAACAACTTGAAAAAGCCGGTGTTTCAAAAAATAAAATTGAAGTAAAGGGTTATGGGTATGATAAGCCAGTTGCTGGTAACGATACCAAAGAAGGTCGTGCTAAAAATAGACGTGTTGAAGCTAAATTTTTTATAAAAGAATAA
- a CDS encoding AddAB recombination complex, helicase AddA, with product MSYKFKPFLALEASAGSGKTFALSVRFVALILMGAKINEILALTFTNKAANEMKERIFKTFLEFDELENGESKAECLELMKMLDKSKHELVTLREKYKDDFLRSKLNIYTFDSFFSQIIRAFALNLGFMSDFKIAQPQDNYKNFVKRLDDEELQTLAYYIIQTKSKSDFLQNLENLYVKHCDVKPNPKAHFPSKAALEKNIDEFIAYAKNLSANKNYLSNFNFERMEDFFAKPIISNLDKNYFVKIIDNEFLQKRAELIQNAKEYFNQMENYRISMLAKLLAHFKEARNENNAKQNVLTFSDIALKTYELISDEANKDLIYFRLDGYISHLLIDEFQDTNVLQYQILKLIIAELVSGEGAKKNRSFFYVGDKKQSIYSFRGGKKELFDKLLKDFPQIKLEHLDTNYRSKKNIVEYVNEIFKDKFFDAKLKPNFTLQKSVKEGGYVQILQNKIPVKGSAIDASNKEILNIINKLTEKGIKLDEICILVWVNKDATLIQEFLEENGIKAYTQSNVPLLDCISVRVLFEYAKACVFKDEFSLYFVNSILEKNLNYLELDLNYSVVEILKYLADILKLDLSDLNLISYFEYANAFDNFIDFLFSPCELNSLQEQNDGINIMTVHKSKGLEFENLIVLDRLSKKASDNETLMFDYDLEQGWEVKYKHSARKYLEDENYNTFLAKREKLQAEDEINCLYVALTRAKNSLFIIKNDESFKTFKSYFQDYEEKQIGILEEHYVKEKKKPLENLGQIEEFEDFQKVNLQEVKVKSHLSSVQIHFGLALHEFLQYFDFNNKNNFEFCKQMICKKYRFYLDDESFTDLFKRLMMLLENKNFNVLLAGKKLLKEQIITYNGEQKQLDMLAFDDNEAIIIDYKTGINLNEHKKQILLYKEAIEKILTKTSTKAFLVYVLKDKVDIIEVV from the coding sequence TTGAGTTACAAATTTAAACCTTTTTTAGCTTTGGAAGCTAGTGCAGGAAGTGGAAAAACTTTTGCTTTGAGTGTGCGTTTTGTGGCTTTGATTTTAATGGGTGCAAAAATTAATGAAATTTTAGCGTTAACCTTTACCAATAAAGCTGCAAATGAAATGAAAGAAAGAATATTTAAGACATTTTTAGAATTTGATGAGCTTGAAAATGGTGAAAGTAAGGCTGAATGTCTTGAGCTTATGAAAATGTTGGATAAAAGCAAACATGAGCTCGTCACCTTAAGGGAAAAATATAAAGATGATTTTTTAAGATCCAAACTTAATATCTATACTTTTGATAGCTTTTTTTCACAAATCATAAGAGCTTTTGCTTTAAATTTGGGTTTTATGAGTGATTTTAAGATTGCACAACCTCAAGATAACTATAAGAATTTTGTTAAAAGATTAGATGATGAAGAATTACAAACTTTAGCTTATTATATCATCCAAACAAAAAGCAAAAGTGACTTTTTGCAAAATCTTGAAAATTTATATGTAAAACATTGCGATGTTAAACCAAATCCAAAAGCTCACTTTCCAAGTAAAGCTGCTTTAGAAAAAAATATCGATGAGTTTATAGCTTATGCAAAAAATTTAAGTGCAAATAAAAATTATCTTTCAAATTTTAATTTTGAAAGAATGGAAGATTTTTTTGCTAAGCCTATTATCAGTAATTTAGATAAAAATTATTTTGTAAAAATTATTGATAATGAATTTTTACAAAAAAGAGCAGAGCTTATACAAAATGCAAAAGAATATTTTAATCAAATGGAAAATTACCGCATTAGTATGCTTGCAAAGCTTTTGGCACATTTTAAAGAAGCAAGAAATGAAAATAATGCTAAACAAAATGTATTGACTTTTTCAGATATAGCTTTAAAAACGTATGAGTTAATTAGTGATGAAGCTAATAAAGATTTGATTTATTTTAGACTTGATGGTTACATCTCGCATTTATTGATTGATGAATTTCAAGATACTAATGTTTTGCAATATCAAATTTTAAAGCTTATCATAGCTGAACTTGTTTCTGGTGAAGGTGCGAAAAAAAACAGAAGTTTTTTTTATGTGGGGGATAAAAAACAGAGTATATATAGTTTTAGAGGAGGAAAAAAAGAGCTTTTTGATAAACTTTTAAAAGATTTTCCACAAATAAAATTAGAGCACTTAGATACAAATTATCGTAGTAAAAAAAATATAGTTGAATATGTAAATGAAATTTTTAAAGATAAATTCTTTGATGCTAAATTGAAGCCTAATTTTACATTGCAAAAGAGTGTTAAAGAAGGCGGGTATGTACAAATTTTACAAAATAAAATTCCAGTTAAGGGTTCTGCTATTGATGCAAGTAATAAGGAAATTTTAAATATTATAAATAAGCTTACAGAAAAAGGGATAAAACTTGATGAAATTTGTATTTTAGTATGGGTAAATAAAGATGCAACTTTGATTCAAGAATTTCTTGAAGAAAATGGTATTAAAGCTTACACACAAAGCAATGTGCCTTTGTTAGATTGTATTAGCGTGAGGGTACTTTTTGAGTATGCAAAGGCTTGTGTTTTTAAAGATGAGTTTAGTTTATATTTTGTAAATAGTATTTTAGAAAAGAATTTAAATTATCTTGAGCTTGATTTAAATTATAGTGTAGTTGAAATTTTAAAATATTTAGCAGATATTTTAAAACTTGATTTAAGTGATTTAAATTTGATTTCTTATTTTGAATATGCCAATGCTTTTGATAATTTTATAGATTTTTTATTTAGCCCTTGCGAATTAAATTCTTTACAAGAGCAAAACGATGGAATAAATATAATGACTGTACATAAATCTAAAGGACTTGAATTTGAAAATTTAATCGTACTTGATAGACTTAGCAAAAAAGCTTCAGATAATGAAACTTTGATGTTTGATTATGATTTGGAGCAAGGTTGGGAAGTAAAATACAAACATAGTGCTAGAAAATATCTTGAAGATGAAAACTACAATACCTTTTTAGCCAAAAGAGAAAAACTCCAAGCAGAAGATGAAATAAATTGTTTATATGTAGCACTTACTAGAGCTAAAAATTCTCTTTTTATCATAAAAAATGATGAGAGTTTTAAGACTTTTAAGAGTTATTTTCAAGACTATGAAGAAAAACAAATAGGTATTTTAGAAGAACACTATGTAAAAGAAAAAAAGAAACCTTTAGAAAATTTAGGACAAATAGAAGAATTTGAAGATTTCCAAAAAGTAAATTTACAAGAAGTTAAGGTAAAAAGTCATCTTTCAAGTGTACAGATACATTTTGGTTTAGCTTTGCATGAGTTTTTGCAATATTTTGACTTTAATAATAAAAATAATTTTGAATTTTGTAAGCAAATGATATGTAAAAAATATCGTTTTTACTTAGATGATGAGAGTTTTACAGATCTTTTTAAAAGGCTTATGATGCTTTTAGAAAATAAAAATTTTAATGTACTTTTAGCTGGTAAAAAGTTACTAAAAGAGCAAATCATCACTTATAATGGTGAGCAAAAGCAGCTTGATATGCTTGCATTTGATGATAATGAAGCTATCATTATAGACTATAAAACAGGTATTAATTTAAACGAACATAAAAAGCAAATCTTACTTTATAAAGAAGCCATAGAAAAAATCTTAACTAAGACTTCTACTAAGGCTTTTTTGGTATATGTTTTAAAAGATAAAGTGGATATAATAGAGGTTGTTTAA
- a CDS encoding AddAB recombination complex, helicase AddB yields the protein MKLLVFSSSRATRKYYEDKLRENLLVDQAINMADFMQKIIFSSYFKASSYERLLLMKKACERTKNLEKELKISSNFFVFLKNNAYLFSFFKELSVSKKSIKDLYYNDVYAQYDEHLKILEELFDNYLILLKEQNLYDDISLSYEYEINTSFIKNYDEIIFDFQGFISDFEEEILEKIKKYIPLKIKFSCTKFNKDFLINFKLIQNIEFKENYNYLYDCNHNKILKEESFYKNTQVSYKKFNLRSLQVAFVFEKINSFLKNGIRAKDIVVITPDEDFSELLRLYDKNNVLNFAVGKNIKNTHFYHKLKTLYLAAKDEEYNYKKLDLANDEVLNLHDCNLHIFNTKEQFDIFKKYFDEKVDFDFFEKIIQDLLIESDDELIYKIQEELVFISELIKHYKLSLCQILELFFMQIDDIKLSSVGGGEVTVMGLLESRGLNFDGVIVVDFNDEFIPKRVASELFLNNEIRKKAGLITHIQRENLQRHYYYMLLVKAKFIGISYVENEEKIKSRFLKELDFVFIEDNIYSNVAYAKYFQSQKENSSFNLEPITHIKAKHDYFKNDLSFSRLNLLINYGLDYYYKYVLHLKEPKKLDNTMKTNEFGNCIHKALEIYYTQKSKNNFDYKIFMDVVKNLKDYSLDSLNLALIQEIFKEFEKMDNEHFKQGYVVEKCEFIPSKKEFIADNGVKIYSVGCIDRLDNNNTERMIIDYKSGKINEKSYQLAFYKFLLENQNSLVNLKACFYDLKNIKIIYENAESKSVQELKDLLNELSKEPLEKEFFNHKNDNTYSFYTMLYKKEFKL from the coding sequence ATGAAGCTTTTAGTATTTAGCTCTTCAAGGGCCACTAGAAAATATTATGAGGATAAATTAAGAGAAAATTTATTAGTTGATCAAGCTATAAATATGGCTGATTTTATGCAAAAAATAATCTTTTCTTCATACTTTAAAGCAAGCTCATATGAACGTTTACTTTTGATGAAAAAAGCTTGTGAACGGACTAAAAATTTAGAAAAAGAGCTAAAAATTTCTAGTAATTTTTTTGTATTTTTAAAAAATAACGCTTATCTGTTTAGTTTTTTTAAAGAATTGAGTGTGAGTAAAAAAAGCATAAAAGATTTATATTATAATGATGTCTATGCTCAATATGATGAACATTTAAAAATTTTAGAAGAGCTTTTTGATAATTATCTTATTTTACTTAAAGAACAAAACTTATATGATGATATTTCATTGAGCTACGAATATGAAATTAACACGAGTTTTATAAAAAATTATGATGAAATAATTTTTGATTTTCAAGGATTTATTAGTGATTTTGAAGAAGAAATCTTAGAAAAAATTAAAAAATATATTCCATTGAAAATTAAATTTTCTTGTACAAAATTTAATAAAGATTTTTTGATAAATTTTAAGTTAATTCAAAATATAGAATTTAAGGAAAATTATAATTATCTCTATGATTGCAATCATAATAAAATTTTAAAAGAAGAGAGTTTTTATAAAAATACTCAAGTTTCTTATAAAAAATTTAATCTCAGATCTTTGCAAGTTGCTTTTGTGTTTGAAAAAATTAATAGTTTTTTAAAAAATGGTATTAGAGCAAAAGATATTGTTGTAATTACTCCTGATGAAGATTTTAGTGAACTTTTAAGACTTTATGATAAAAATAATGTATTAAATTTTGCAGTCGGAAAAAATATTAAAAATACGCATTTTTATCACAAATTAAAAACACTTTATCTTGCAGCCAAAGATGAAGAATATAATTATAAAAAACTAGATTTAGCAAACGATGAAGTATTAAATTTACATGATTGTAATTTGCATATTTTTAATACTAAAGAGCAATTTGATATCTTTAAAAAATATTTTGATGAAAAAGTTGATTTTGATTTTTTTGAAAAGATAATACAAGATTTGCTTATCGAAAGTGATGATGAGCTTATATATAAAATACAAGAAGAACTTGTTTTTATTAGCGAGCTTATAAAACACTATAAATTGAGTCTATGTCAAATTTTAGAATTATTTTTTATGCAAATTGATGATATAAAATTAAGTAGTGTTGGGGGAGGAGAGGTAACAGTAATGGGACTCTTAGAAAGTAGGGGTCTTAATTTTGATGGAGTTATTGTTGTTGATTTTAATGATGAATTTATCCCCAAACGAGTTGCTAGTGAGTTGTTTTTAAATAATGAAATTCGTAAAAAAGCAGGATTAATTACTCACATTCAAAGAGAAAATTTACAAAGACATTATTACTATATGCTTTTAGTAAAAGCCAAATTTATAGGTATTTCCTATGTAGAAAATGAAGAAAAGATTAAATCAAGATTTTTAAAAGAACTTGATTTTGTTTTTATAGAGGATAATATTTATAGCAATGTAGCCTATGCAAAATATTTTCAATCTCAAAAAGAAAATTCTAGTTTTAATCTTGAGCCTATCACTCATATAAAAGCTAAGCATGATTATTTTAAAAATGATTTATCTTTTTCTAGATTAAATCTTTTGATTAATTATGGATTGGACTATTATTATAAATATGTTTTGCATTTAAAAGAACCAAAAAAACTAGATAATACGATGAAAACCAATGAATTTGGAAATTGCATTCATAAGGCTTTAGAAATTTACTATACACAAAAATCTAAAAATAATTTTGATTATAAAATTTTTATGGATGTGGTAAAAAATTTAAAGGATTATTCTTTAGATTCTTTAAATTTAGCTTTAATTCAAGAAATTTTCAAAGAATTTGAAAAAATGGATAATGAGCATTTTAAACAGGGCTATGTTGTGGAAAAATGTGAATTTATACCATCGAAAAAAGAATTTATTGCAGACAATGGAGTTAAAATTTATAGTGTTGGTTGTATAGATAGACTTGATAATAACAATACAGAAAGAATGATTATAGATTATAAAAGTGGAAAGATAAATGAAAAATCTTATCAGCTTGCTTTTTATAAGTTTTTATTAGAAAATCAAAATTCATTAGTAAATTTAAAAGCTTGTTTTTATGATTTAAAAAATATAAAGATTATTTATGAAAATGCTGAAAGCAAAAGCGTACAAGAACTCAAAGATTTGTTAAATGAGCTTTCTAAAGAACCTTTAGAAAAAGAATTTTTTAATCATAAAAATGATAATACCTATAGTTTTTATACCATGTTGTATAAAAAGGAGTTTAAACTTTGA
- a CDS encoding cytochrome c oxidase, cbb3-type, subunit III: MQWLNLEDNVNLLSFIGAILILLITFVVVGKLFKSMKNDKSEGELSEHNWDGIGEFKNPVPFGWAVVFFLAIIWCIWYFIWGYPLNSYSQIGEYNKEVQAHNEKFAQKFANLSVEDKKEMGKNIFLVQCSSCHGITGDGINGKAQNLNIWGSEEGLIEVITKGSKGLNYPMGEMLGANDNGIDEADIPAIAAYVASEISAIKKTNNPQLVEKGKELFATCAACHGEDGTGMLDGQPVAPNLTNYGSANFVVDVLNRGKSGHIGEMPHFDNGILNELQKEAVGEYVISLSRGE, translated from the coding sequence ATGCAATGGTTAAATTTGGAAGATAATGTAAATTTATTATCTTTTATAGGTGCTATTTTAATTCTTTTGATTACATTTGTTGTGGTTGGAAAATTATTTAAAAGCATGAAAAACGATAAGAGTGAAGGTGAGTTGAGCGAGCACAATTGGGATGGTATAGGAGAATTTAAAAACCCTGTTCCATTTGGTTGGGCTGTAGTGTTTTTCTTAGCAATCATTTGGTGTATATGGTATTTTATCTGGGGATATCCACTTAATAGTTATTCTCAAATTGGTGAATATAATAAAGAAGTTCAAGCACATAATGAAAAATTTGCACAAAAATTTGCAAATTTAAGCGTTGAAGATAAAAAAGAAATGGGTAAAAATATTTTCTTAGTTCAATGTTCATCATGTCATGGTATTACTGGTGATGGTATTAATGGTAAGGCACAAAATCTTAATATTTGGGGCTCAGAAGAAGGTCTTATAGAGGTTATTACTAAAGGTTCTAAAGGATTAAATTATCCTATGGGTGAAATGTTGGGTGCAAATGATAATGGTATAGATGAGGCTGATATTCCTGCTATTGCCGCTTATGTTGCTTCTGAAATTTCGGCTATTAAAAAGACAAATAATCCACAACTTGTTGAAAAAGGCAAAGAGCTTTTTGCAACTTGTGCAGCATGTCATGGTGAAGATGGTACAGGTATGCTTGATGGACAACCAGTTGCACCAAATCTTACAAATTACGGTAGTGCTAATTTTGTTGTAGATGTTTTAAATCGTGGTAAGTCAGGACATATAGGTGAAATGCCACATTTTGATAATGGTATATTAAATGAGCTTCAAAAAGAAGCAGTAGGCGAATACGTAATTTCTCTTTCAAGGGGTGAATAA
- a CDS encoding HAD family hydrolase, with protein sequence MFKKTILFDLDGTLIDSTSAILEGFDAAFKAFNQIPKDHALVKSLIGFPLDIAFEKLGVEKDQIQDYITAYREVYQKIYIEQTFLLPQAKESVCEANLFADLAVVTTKSSKFSKPLLEHLEIGEYFKIIIGRDDVVHPKPNAEPILLALKRLGKTQNDSFMIGDTHLDILAAQNANISPIAVSSGYEAKESLNQFNIPVFDNTFEAVQYLKNIR encoded by the coding sequence TTGTTTAAAAAAACAATTTTATTTGATTTAGATGGAACTTTGATTGATTCAACAAGTGCTATTTTAGAGGGATTTGATGCTGCATTTAAAGCTTTTAATCAAATCCCTAAGGATCATGCTCTTGTTAAATCTTTAATAGGGTTTCCATTAGATATAGCTTTTGAAAAACTTGGTGTAGAAAAAGATCAAATTCAAGATTACATAACAGCTTATAGGGAAGTTTATCAAAAAATTTATATAGAACAGACATTTTTGTTACCCCAAGCAAAAGAAAGTGTTTGCGAGGCAAATTTATTTGCTGATTTGGCTGTTGTTACTACTAAAAGTTCGAAATTCTCTAAACCTTTACTTGAGCATTTGGAGATTGGAGAATATTTCAAAATTATTATAGGTAGAGATGATGTGGTTCATCCTAAACCGAATGCTGAACCTATTTTATTGGCATTAAAAAGACTTGGGAAAACACAAAATGATTCTTTTATGATAGGTGATACTCATTTGGATATTTTAGCTGCACAAAATGCTAATATTTCTCCTATCGCAGTTAGTAGTGGCTATGAAGCAAAGGAGAGTTTAAATCAATTTAATATTCCCGTATTTGATAATACTTTTGAAGCTGTTCAGTATTTAAAAAATATCCGATAA
- the ccoO gene encoding cytochrome-c oxidase, cbb3-type subunit II — MFSWLEKNPFFFAVAVFVVIAYAGVVEVLPDFAQNARPIEGKKPYTVLQLAGRHIYIKESCNACHSQLIRPFKSETDRYGMYSVGGEYAYDRPFLWGSKRTGPDLLRVGNFRTTDWHENHMWDPISVVPGSIMPAYKHMFNKNADIETAYAEALTVKKVFNVPYDMDNGTKLGTWDEAQAEVMNEAQAIINQMKNQDVKDAFAKGEIKEIVALIAYLNSLK; from the coding sequence ATGTTTAGTTGGTTAGAAAAAAATCCATTCTTTTTTGCTGTAGCGGTATTTGTGGTTATTGCTTATGCGGGTGTTGTAGAAGTTTTACCTGATTTTGCTCAAAATGCAAGACCTATTGAAGGTAAAAAACCTTACACAGTGTTGCAATTAGCGGGACGTCATATTTATATTAAAGAAAGCTGTAATGCTTGTCATTCACAATTAATTCGTCCGTTTAAATCTGAAACAGATCGTTATGGTATGTACTCTGTTGGTGGAGAATATGCTTATGATAGACCATTTTTATGGGGATCAAAAAGAACAGGACCTGATTTGTTACGTGTAGGTAATTTTAGAACAACTGATTGGCATGAAAATCATATGTGGGATCCTATTTCAGTTGTTCCAGGTTCAATTATGCCAGCATATAAACATATGTTTAACAAAAATGCTGATATTGAAACAGCTTATGCAGAAGCATTGACAGTTAAAAAAGTTTTTAATGTGCCATATGATATGGACAATGGAACAAAGCTTGGTACTTGGGATGAAGCACAAGCTGAGGTAATGAATGAAGCACAAGCAATAATTAATCAGATGAAAAATCAAGATGTAAAAGATGCATTTGCAAAAGGTGAAATCAAAGAAATTGTTGCATTAATTGCATATCTTAATAGTTTAAAGTAG
- a CDS encoding DUF4006 family protein: MENQNRCVFSLSGVSGMLVATILLLAILVGLTLWGLKTQQEVMQKPYKLENAEQIKMFNSKKEEHIIVKE, translated from the coding sequence ATGGAAAATCAAAATAGATGTGTGTTTTCGCTTTCAGGGGTTAGTGGAATGTTGGTTGCGACTATTTTGTTATTAGCTATTTTAGTAGGTTTAACGCTTTGGGGTCTTAAAACCCAACAAGAAGTAATGCAAAAACCTTACAAATTAGAAAATGCAGAGCAAATTAAAATGTTTAATTCTAAAAAAGAAGAACATATTATTGTAAAGGAGTGA
- the rplM gene encoding 50S ribosomal protein L13, whose amino-acid sequence MTKITKPNEAKREWIVLDAEGKRFGRLLTEVATILRGKNKPCYTPNVDCGDYVIIINASKAVFTGANKAEDKLYHRHSGYFGSVKSEKFGDLLEKNPVKLYKLAVRGMLPKTNLGRAMLKKLKIYAGSEHPHTAQIANKGK is encoded by the coding sequence ATGACAAAGATAACAAAGCCAAACGAAGCAAAACGCGAATGGATCGTTTTAGACGCTGAAGGAAAGCGTTTTGGTCGTCTTTTAACAGAGGTGGCGACTATTTTAAGAGGTAAAAATAAACCTTGCTATACTCCAAATGTTGATTGTGGAGATTATGTAATCATTATTAATGCTTCTAAAGCAGTTTTCACAGGTGCAAATAAGGCAGAAGATAAATTATATCACAGACATTCAGGGTATTTTGGAAGCGTAAAAAGCGAAAAATTTGGTGATTTATTAGAAAAAAATCCAGTTAAATTATATAAATTAGCAGTTCGTGGTATGTTACCTAAAACGAATTTAGGTAGAGCTATGCTTAAAAAATTAAAAATTTATGCAGGTAGCGAACACCCTCATACTGCTCAAATTGCTAATAAAGGAAAATAA